In Dermacentor silvarum isolate Dsil-2018 chromosome 10, BIME_Dsil_1.4, whole genome shotgun sequence, the genomic stretch ttagtcattgccatgattttagtacatgtatattttacgcactatacagcgattatttttaggcccctttacagccacgcctcatctacttcgcagaattcattgctccactacaaactcacaaacactggcatggcgctctttggccatacttggcccttgcgccattaaacaccatacatcatcatcattcaaAGCCGCGGAGCGCGCATGCGAAACGTACAATGCGCCGGCAAATGCGCAAGACGTACCGTTGTTTCCCTTTTTTTAGGGAGGCGCATTTCGGTAAAGCGGAGTGCAAGAaggcccgtgtaccatgcattgggtgcatgggACAAAAAAACAGGTGCTTAGGATTGTTGTAATCGCGTCAAACGTGGCTGGTGACGATTATCTGCCCTCGCTGTTCAGTGCGCAGAGCCTGCGCGCGCATCCTTTGTTGGCGCTGTTATCGTGTTAAAAGCGCGGCGACCAAGCTGTGTCGTGTCATATGTGTTTCTGCCATGAGCTGCAATAAACGGCTTTCGCATATCGGCGTCTTCATTGTAAcattggcgacgaggatgggatgaAGCAGCACTGAAGCTATGGCCACCACTTACGGCAAGCTGCCGGAGTTCTGCCCGGACTCGGGAAACATCGACGTCTACCTAGAAAGGTTCGAACTATTTGCGAAAGCAAATGGAATAGACGACGGAAAGAAGCTTGAAGTCTTCCTGACCATAATAGGAGAGAAGGCCTACGTGACACTGCGTAGCTTACTGCTGCCGAAAACGCCCACCGAAGTAAAGTACGAAGACGCCAAGAAGGTGCTGCAACAGCACTACGCCCTGAAGCGGTCTGTGGTCACTGAGCGATACCACTTCTACAGGCGGAACCAGGAGTCAAATGAAACCATCGCACAGTTTCTTGTGGAATTGAAGAGGCTCGCCGCGACATGTTCTTTCGGAAATTTCCTCCAAGAAGCGCTACGGGACCGCCTAATTGCCGGACTACGGAGCGACACCATCCGATGCCGTCTTCTTGCCTTGCCCGACGACGAGGTCACCTGGGAACGGGTGTGCAAGGTAGCCACCGCCATGGAGGCTGCACAGAAGGACACCCAGGACATGCTGTGCGACAGCGCCGGGGCCAGCAACGCTCAACTGCACTGGCAAGGAAGCCAAGGGAAGCCTAACGCAACCAGCCAGGTACTAAAAAAAACTATACGCAAAAAACTGCAGTAGAGTGTCATAGGTGCGGTGGTCAGCACGCTCCTACAAGGTGTCCATTTGTAAAAAGTGCTTGTTTTAAGTGTTCTAAACGTGGTCATGTCGCAAAAATGTGCAAAACGCGAGTTGTTCAGGCTGTAGAAGTACCGGCAACAGAGCAGGATTTGCAGGATTTGCTGACTATATGTCAAACAAACAGAGCAGGCAGTCCGCCTCCCATAGTAGTAAAAGTAATCATAAACGGTCACGAAGTACCGATGGAATTGGACACGGGGGCTGCCGTTACAATCATGTCTGAAAAAGACTTTGCAGAGAACTTCCCTGACCTATCGTACAACTGTGAGGACGTAAAACTCGGAGTGTACAACGGCACCGCAATCAATGTAAGGGGCGTTGCCCAAGTCGATGTGAAGTGCGGGAAGCAAAGCCACCGCCTACCACTTGTCATTGCCAAGTATGAAGAAGGGGTGCGCATGCCTGTGCTCCTCGGTCGTGACTGGCTCGCAAAGATAAAAGTGAACTTGCCTGATGCCTTGCAGAAACTGCATGAGGTTGCGCTTAAAGTACAAGCAGTCGCGCCTCTAAAAACTCAAGGAGCTGTAGAAGCATTAAAACAACAGCACGCTGATGTTTTTCAAGCAGGCTATGGTGCTATAAAAGGATACAAGGGTAGCATTCGCACGAAAGAGAATGCAGTTCCAGTTTTCTGTAAGGCGAGGCCTGTACCGTATGCCTTGCGAGAACAAGTGGAAAAAGAACTGGCGGAACTAGAGAAGGCTGAAGTAATTTACCGGGTGCGGCACAGCACCTGGGCAACGCCACTAGTAATTGTGCCCAAGAAAAATGGACCAGAAATAAGGATATGTGGTGACTATAGAGTCAGTGTGAACAAGTGCATCGAGGTAGATCACTATCCCTTGCCACTTCCTGAGGATATCTTTGCATCCCTGGTGGGAGGAACCGTGTTCACTGTGTTAGACTTGGCAAAAGCTTATTTACAGCTGGAGTTGGACGAGCATGCCGAAGAACTTCTAACGGTTAACACGCACATGGGTCTCTTTAGATACCGGCGGTTGCCGTTCGGCGTTGCGAGTGCGCCTGCTATGTTTCAAGCAGTCATGGATCAGGTTTTGCATGGCATACCTGGCACAGCCTGTTACTTAGACGACGTGCTGATAGCTGGGAAAGACCTACCAGAGTGCTACAAACGAACGAAGGAAGTGCTAAATGCTCTGAGTAAGCACGGGATCCGAGTAAATGTGGCGAAATGCGTTTTCTTTCAAGAAAGGGTACAATACCTAGGGCACGAAATAGACCAACACGGTCTGCATCCCACGGCGAATAAAGTAAAAGCAATCCTTGAAGCACCGAAACCGAGCAATGTGACCCAGTTGAGGGCATTTTTAGGCCTAGTGAACTTCTATGCAAAATTTTTGCCCAATTTGGCCGGACAACTAGAACCGCTTCACCAGCTTCTACGCAAGGGAAGCATATGGCAGTGGTCGCGTCAGTGCGATGAGTGTTTCAGGCGATGTAAGCAGTTGCTAACTAAAGAAACAGTCTTGGAGCTGTATGACGTAAAAAAGGAAATCCAGCTGACATGTGATGCATCTGCTTACGGGCTGGGCGCGGTGTTATCGCACGTAGTGAATGGCGTTGAGCGTCCGGTCGCATTCGCTTCCAGATCAATGTCACAGGCGGAAAGAAACTATGCCCACATTGAGAAAGAGGCACTCGCCATCATTTTCGGCGTAAAGAAATTTCATAAGTATCTTTATGGCCGCAGCTTCGTTATTATCACTGACCATCAACCACTCACGATAATTTTTGAAGCTAGACATCACAGTAGTGCTGTGGCAGCGGCGCGAGTCCACCGCTGGGCCATTTTTCTGTCGAACTACCGTTTCCGCATTGTGCACAAACCAGGGGCAAAGATTAGCAATGCTGACGGCTTGTCGCGTCTACCattgtctgaaaacactgatgaTGTAGATAAGATTTTTTACTTTTCTCCTGCCAGAGAATTGCCCTTAACTGCAAAGGACATCGCACATGAAACATCTAAGGACTCTGTCTTGAGTGCTGTGCGTGAAATGACATGGCATGGCTGGCCGCGGTCGGTAGAGGCGCAGTATCAACCGTTCTTTGTAAGACGGTTTGAACTTTCGGTAGATGATGCCTGCTTAATTTGGGAGAACCGAGTGGTTATACCCCGCGCTCTTCAACAGGAAGTACTGTTGCTGTTACATGAACAACACATGGGTATCAGTAAAATGAAGGCCCTGGCGAGATCAATGGTATGGTGGCCCGGAATCGACAGCAGCCTTGAACAAACTGTAAAACAATGTCACATCTGCCAGAGTGTAAGGCCAGTGGGCCAACCAGCGCCACTGACCCCATGGAGGTGGTGCACTAACAGTTGGGAGCGAGTGCACCTCGActttgcagaaaaagaaaacaagatgtTTCTGGTCGCAGTCGATTCACACTCCAAGTGGGTAGATGTCAAAATAATGAATTCAACTACGGCGCAAAAGACCATTGAGACAGTAAGGTCATTGTTTGCAAGCTATGGGTTGCCTCAGGAGATAGTTACGGACAATGGGCCACAGTTTCGAGCGAAAGAGTTTGATGATTTCTTGCAGGCAAACGGGGTCAAGCATACTTTGACTCCGCCTTATCATCCTCAATCTAACGGCGCAGCAGAACGAGCAGTGCAGACTGTTAAGCAGTCATTGCTAAAGCAACTGCTAGAGGATGAACGGAGCCACAGTTCCAGATCCTTGCAACACAGAGTTGACAACTTCCTTTTCGCGTACAGAACTACGCCGCACACATTCACTGGTAAAACACCAGCAGAGTTGTTTTTAAAGAGAAAGCTGCGGACAAGACTTTCTCTGCTCAAACCAGACATGGAAGGTACGATCAATTCGAAGTCTGAGAGAGAAGTGCGCAGTGCAAATAAACGTAGGGGAAAGCCTAGAGCATTTTCTGTGGGCGATCGCGTGCTCGTGCGTACTGTTCGTGGTGAACTTGTAAAGTGGCGACCTGGAAACATTGTGAGCGTGAAATCTCCGGTAACGTACCTGGTGAATGTTGATAAACAAACGCGCTTTGTGCATGCCGATCACCTACGTTGCACTTCTTTGAAACATGAAGAATATGTGGAAGACTGTGGTGATGAAATGTCTTTGCCGCATGCCAGTGATATTTTGGAAAAGGGAAATTGCTCAGCACAACCGCCAGTGTCGTCACCACAACCGCCGCACACCCCTCCTATACTTAGACGTAGCACACGGGTGACACGCCCACCAGATCGACTGATGTACCATTGAATGTGATTTTGTTTGTGGGGGAGTGTTGTAATCGCGTCAAACGTGGCTGGTGACGATTATCTGCCCTCGCTGTTCAGTGCGCAGAGCCTGCGCGCGCATCCTTTGTTGGCGCTGTTATCGTGTTAAAAGCGCGGCGACCAAGCTGTGTCGTGTCATATGTGTTTCTGCCATGAGCTGCAATAAACGGCTTTCGCATATCGGCGTCTTCATTGTAACAAGgatagtcccccactacgacgtgtctcGATCGTAATCATATTTTGAATTAGGTACCTAAAACCCCAGATATTACGTTTCTATATATAGACGTTTTTAAACGTAAGTTAAGCTTACCAAGTCGTACAGAAAATACATTTAAAATTTGGGAACAATAAACTTGCACACTACAAGCCCTATGTTGttccaagaaagccaacttagaaACCCATGTTGGCACATCCACAGGAATGTCGGTCCAATAATTCCAGCCTCAATGAACGGCActgctaatattgtttactgcatGTGCAAAGAGGGCCAGCGTTGGAGCCCTAAAATAATGGTCCAGCCCATATTCGATCCAtgctgttaatcttaggccatgaTTCGGCCAGGAATCAGAACGGCatagcccatattggaaccacgctgttaaccgtaggccatcattcggccaggaagcGCCAATCagtatcgaacgttggtccgagctgacgtgccgcctgagGCGTCGACTTTCGccggcttatgcatatatcttcttgggctgagCAGCAAATAATTTTCAAGTAGTTAATCAGCAAGTAGTTTTGCGCAGGGGCGagtacaagcgggtgcgagagagaaaatctgggggcttttgctccttgaattctgactttgcctaggtactacggcggagaacaTTGGTCCTTTTGTACAACTggggctgctgttaagggatcgatgctattcctaaataaacgcatcactgtttcgattatccaaatataatctcactattagagagggagcagtctacctgactgaagcagtacattttttatttggggtgttgcggagctcagcgtagcaacaccccaacgaccaccacgtcgcgtcggcgcccggcaccgcggcttccgccgcggcaccttGGCACAAATGAGAGCAGTATCCAATTGCACAGAAAGAGGCACCCACAGGGTGCTAAATGTGTTTCACCACGTATAAGTGCTTTTGGTCACGCGAATCTCCTGAACATTAGTTATGCACTGATAACTAATGCACGAGCACGGACGGAGTGCTTTGGAATTAAAGTTATCCGATTCGTCGTCAATTTCACAAGTTCAATGATCCCCTCGCCACTATTTCCTTTGTTACCGTTGGAACAAAAAACGCAACAAACTCACCAGAAACATCGTAGGAGCACAAGAGCAAAATTTGTGTACGGCGCCATCAACGCAAACGCACATGTCGGCTAGCCGGgagacaaacgcatacaaaacgaacAAAGGATGTTCTCCGCCGTAGTACGTAGGCAAAGTGAGATAtgcaaggagcaaaagccccGAGATGTTCTCTCTCGCACCGGcttgtactcgcgcctgcgcacaaactactggcggtccctccaaagaccATCTCGTTCAAAAGCCTACGTGCCACACCACCACTGCTGCACGGTTTTTCGCCGCTAGAACAAGCGCTAGAACAATAAAGCGCGGGCGGCGTGGCCTAgaccacggtgttagaagtatatTAGGTGTACGAACGGCACCTCCGGGAAGGGAGAACTTCGGTCCGCGTTTTGTGCAGAgggcccgagatggcgccacagcaccCGTGGCCGAGGCGAGGTATCATGCATGGTCGCTACGGGGCCGCGAACGCCgctagaaataaataaaaaagtcagCCTTCACGCTATAAAGAGCGCAAGAACATAAAAATGGCAAACAAATACATTTTGACGATACCGAGGTAGATATCTGTTGAAtatgtcggagctaacacgagaaagatcgagccctgacagcgttgagttttcgaactgattttttattctcgctctgcacatGCCGCGCGGTCAaatgccaacttcttccttgacgggcgccgcatgctgaggcgcttcAGGGCCCCCCCCCCCGTAGCGCGTGAGCCATTGGAGTctcccagtgaacgtgcttggatgagggcatccagactggagatggaagctccgcggacacgagagcggcaatgtatgcaggttttagtcgatccgcagccacgacgtcttcacggccgttgatgtccagcgtgaacgtcttaggtgtacgatggagtacgcgaaatgggccgtcataggccggtgtgagtggtggccgtacatggtcacgccgaacgaagacgggactgcagtcatgcagatcctggctgacaaAGACAGACTGGGGGTTTCGGTCGgtaggaattacaggagcaaggccgtgaaacgtggtgcgcagctctcgaatgtacgtggaggcatcatgagtggaaggggcgacgacggctcaatgaattcccctggaagacgcagggacacgccatagactagttcggctaatgagcagccgagatccgtcttcaatgctaatcggatgcccagaagtacgaaggggaggtgatcaagccaacgttctcttggctggtgagcagtgagggcagctttcagttgtcgacgAAGCCGTTCGACcttgccattggctgaaggatggtaggcagtcgtgtggatgtgtcgaatgcccaagatattggcaagtgcggcgaaaagggccgattgaaattgacgaccgcgatcggtggTGACGAGGGAAGGCCATCCAAAGTGTGATACCCAGCCATTTGTGAAAGCCttagccactgtcggtgctgtaatgtcggaattgggaaacgcttccggccatctggtgaagcgatccacacatgtcagtaggtaacaggccccttgtgatgtggaagagggccgacgatgtcgagatggacgtgggaaaacctggcatcgggaggccgaaagggggatggtgcggtgaccgtgtgacggtgaattttaacacgctggcactgaaggcaggtgcgcgcccagcgtcggacgtcagcattgatgcttggccaaaggaaacgagatgtgactagcttctgggtcgcacgaatacccggatggctcatgttgtgcaattgatcaaaaattgcacgacgaaaagctgtaggcacgaagggccgaggaacaccagtagacgagAAAAACAGGTCAAAACGCGACTCTGTTCTTCGCAAGGCACGAAAGCTTCGTCCTTCCGTGGCCGACGTCGGCTGTTCTGGAAAATCTCCGATATACATAAATGAGCATCTTTGTCCAAAGCTCAAAAAGTTGCTTGCCATGACCAttgagaaaaagaaggaaaagaaatggCGGTTTGTGTGGACCACAGACGGTAAAATATTTGTAAGAAAGACTGAGTCTTCGAATGCGCTTCAAATAACATGTGTCCCTGACCTAGTGAAGATCGATGAACACCTGCAGCACGAAGGTGTTCATCATTAGCTTTCCCTTGTACATTTTTTTAAATCCCACTCTTGAATGATGGATCCAAATTTCAAATCGCCAAGTGATTTAAATATACCTGTCTCTGTTAGCGGCCATATTTCAGCTCTTTATATTGTGAGGACGTCTTCTTTGTTCCGGGCCAGTCGGCCCGGAACAAAGACGACGTCCTCACAACCTTTATAGAAAGTTTTAAATTTCGTTTTGACGTAATTATCATGACCGAAACTTGGTATACAAGTGAACTGGAGGTACTGCAATTGCCTGGTTATAAGTCTCACTTTCTAAATCGTCGCGGTACAAAAAGGCGGTGGTCTTACGTTAATGGTTCAAGACAGATTTGAAAGCGAACTGCTCTCGAATTATTCTCGAATTACAGATGATTACGAAATTCATACGGTAAAGTGCATATATGGTATTTTATCAGTTATGTATCGCCCACCTGGAGGGATGCTACCTTCATTTTTATCTTTTTTAGACGAATTTCTTGCTTGGATTAACGACAATAATTACAAACTAATTTTGGGAGGTGCTCTTAACATTGATTTCTTGAGCAACTCAGCGCCACGGGCTCAACTTACGGAAATGCTCGTAGTAAATGCGTTGGTAAACGTGATAAAACAACCGACACGTATAGAGTTAAGTACGTCAACATGTATTGATGCTTTTGTAACAAACTGTCAAAATCAGACAATTGACTCAGGAGTTCTCGGATCACATATTAGTGACCATTTGCCCATATACCAAAGCTTTAACCAAAGCCAAAGCAAACCAAAGCTTTAACAAACCAAACTCAAAAAACAAACATGAAAGGTCTGTCACATACCGTAACGTAAACCAGGAGACACTGCAGCGTTTTCGTTCAATTTTATTAGCTACAGACTGGCGCTCCATCTATAGCAGTGGTAACGCAACTCGCGCGTATGAACTACTAATAGACAAAATTAAAACAGCCTTCACCGTAAGTTTTCCTTACATCAAAAAGACCCGTCCCCGTAAGGCAAGAAAGCCGTGGCTTACTTCGGAATGCTTGAAGGCTATCAtcgataaaaatgcactgtttcaaAGGTTCCTTAGGTCAAAAAGCGCCTCCGATTTACAAGCGTTTAAGAAACATAGGAATAAAACAAATAACCTTTTGCGCAGACAAAAAGAACGATACTTTTATAACTTGTTTAATCACGAAGTATCTAGAAAACCGGAACTTGTCTGGAAAAGGCTGAATTCTTTCTTAGAAGGTTATTATAAAGAAAACACTGGCCCCACTGAGATTAAATTAAATAACGATACATTCACTGGCCGTAAGCTAGCTGACctttttaacaatttttttgccTCTGTCGCAAGCAGTGTGCATAATACTTCCTGCATGGAATATATGCCTTCGAGAACACGTGAATCTGCGTATTTGTTTCCCGTCTCCCAGCCAGAAGTTGTAGCAATGTTCTTATCCCTCAAAAATAGCTACTGCCCCGACCCTGATGATCTACAAATTCGACCGGTCAAGTACGTACTTGACATCATTGCGCCAGCCCTAACACATGTGATCAATCTAATCTTTTCTTCTGGCAATTTCCCGAGACAGCTACAAGTTGCCAAAGTTACCGTTATTTTCAAAGGTGGTGACAAAAATAATGCATCAAACTACAGGCCTATTTCCATACTGCCCATTTTTTCCAAAGCTATTGAAAAGTTAATACACATAAGAATGAATAGTTTTTTGAGTCGCCATAACATCATAACGCCGTTTCAATTCGGCTTTAGTAAAAAACGTTCCACAGAATCCGCGTTACTTCTTCAAAAAGAAATCATACTAGGTGGTTTTGAGCGTCAACTTTACATAGTTGGAATATTTATCGATTATTCAAAAGCCTTTCATCGGATTAATCATACCACACTTTTAAAAAAGCTACAGCATTACGGATTCCGTGGGGCATTTTTTACACTTATGCAAAGCTACTTGAGTGATCGCAAGCAGCAGGTACAACTTAATAACTATAAATCAAGCTTTCGGTCCCTAAACAGCGCAGTACCGCAGGGAAGCATCCTAGGGCCTCTACTTTTTAATGTATATATTAACGACGTAGTAAGAATAGATGAAAATACCCAATTTATAGTTTATGCTGACGATACTAGTTTTTTTTTAGGATCAGATTTATCGGAAATTCAAACCAGAGCAAATAACGTACTCGCGAAACTGCATACCTGGAGTTTGAACAACTCGCTTACTATAAATACGTCAAAAACAAAAGCGGTTTTATTTAGAGCTAAAAGCAAGAAAGTCAACTTGGATTTAGCGCTTTTTCTTGGTCCATCAAAAATTGAGGTGGTTCCTGCTGTGAAATGTCTTGGTGTACTCTTTAATGAAAACATGTCCTGGGATTTGCAGTCTGATTCTGTTTGTTCCAGTCTTTCTCGCACGGTTGGTATATTATCGCGCACACGTTTTCTTTTGCCTGAGAAAGTAAAACTGTTATTGTATAActcacttttcctttcaaaactGTGCTATTGCTACCTAGTCTGGGGAACCACCACAATTTCCAACATTCTGAGGATTTCTAGATTACAAAAAAGGGCTGTCCGTTTGATTGTCAATGCTCCGTATAACGCGCACACAAGGCCCCTCTGTAAAAATCTAAACGTAATACCTGTTGACGACTTGTACGAATCTTTATTAATAAAACGCTACAAACaaggcattaaaacaaacaatctgtgcttgaaagaacttgctaatttgactgaaagattgcatgtttatgacacgcgcggaatcactttttggtttacgccacggacccgtactaattatggccgacaaatgatcgcatatacattgcctactcttttaaacaaccagcattgttttctgtaatgcAGCTGCTATCAAGTTTTGATTTTGTACTAGAAAGTTTCTCCAAGTTTTCATAAATTTTGATGTGCAGAAAAGTATATATTTGCTTGTCAATGTTAATTTCAACACTGTTAGTTTTATTTTCCGATGTATAGTTTTGCCATTGTAAGCTTGTCGCATAGgaacttttttgttgttgttgttgcccctgtcaaagtgcaattatggggtacagaccccgtcaagcctttttttttttggcttttagtctgtgcccccagcattttgtacatgttataacgtaccataatgccgaaataaaatgaaatgaacgtttcgcacgttattaatgaggtagaaaatggaagcaggcactccgtgaaagatagagacgtggatgaagagcgaagactatgcagctcaggatcgttcctctgggcagctgctagctcttccatgtctagtggtggctgggtcgacaatgcatcgatgcgtgagagtgcatcagcggcggcattttccggcccgtggacgtgtctgagatccacggtgaactcggagataatgcatagttgacggatctcccttgcagtgtaattgccgtgATTTCGAtcgaaggcaaacgtcaggggcttgtggtctgtaacgaagtaaaagtcccggccctccagtaaatggcggaaatgtttgatggcgaggtacaccgcaaggagttctcgggcaaatgtactgtatttttctTCCGGTGGTTTGAGTTATTGCGAGAAAAaaccaaggggctgccaacctgatgtgtgctgctcgagaacagcgccaactgccacactcgatgaatcggtgatgagacgaattggggcatcaggagcgggatgtatgagcatggtggcgtctgccagagcctttttgccagtggcgaaggcagatgcggcatCGTCGGTCCATTTCAGTGGTAcagccgggtcttttttttatggctaataggtcggtcaagggctttaggaaagtggcacaccTAGGAAGAAAGCGgtgatggaagtttagtaggcccagaaATTCTCGGTGTCGTTTCATTGATGCCGGGGGTGGAAAGTCtaggatagccttcactttgctggcgagcggttggataccctgtggagtgacaaggtggcctaagaactcgattgtagcgacgccagAGACGCAGTTATTGGGATTAATGACGaagccgtaatcatccagacgatgaaacagggtgcgcagcTTGTCTTCATGCTCAGGGCACGATGAGCTTgcgaccaggaggtcatcaaggtaggcaaatacgaaatctagacctcgcgtgacctcgttgatagtgcactgaaaagtctgtgctgcgttgcgcagtccgaaaggcatccttacatattcgaacataccaaatggggtggtgatggccgtctttggaatgtcagcggtttcacaggaatctgatggtaagccttcactaagtcaatcttagagaagatcgtgcacccagccgaatttgatgtgaaatcctgtatgcgaggaagtgggtagcggtctggtaaggtgtgggcattgagagcacGGTAATCCCCACAGTcaccaggatctttcttcggcaccatgtggagtggcgatgcccagttgctggaggaaggccgcacaatgccaagttgaagcatgtgctcaaactcacggcgggcgatggtgaggcgttctcccgatagtcgacgaggccgtgtaaaaacgggaggtccagtggtcacaatgtggtgagtgacggaatgcttcaccggtgactctggtgtgcggcttcgtgatgttggggaagtcagcgagtatttttgcatacggcgaag encodes the following:
- the LOC119431866 gene encoding uncharacterized protein LOC119431866; this encodes MATTYGKLPEFCPDSGNIDVYLERFELFAKANGIDDGKKLEVFLTIIGEKAYVTLRSLLLPKTPTEVKYEDAKKVLQQHYALKRSVVTERYHFYRRNQESNETIAQFLVELKRLAATCSFGNFLQEALRDRLIAGLRSDTIRCRLLALPDDEVTWERVCKVATAMEAAQKDTQDMLCDSAGASNAQLHWQGSQGKPNATSQVLKKTIRKKLQ